Within the Eucalyptus grandis isolate ANBG69807.140 chromosome 1, ASM1654582v1, whole genome shotgun sequence genome, the region CGTGGCGGAGTTATAGTCAAACTCTGTCTCGACGCTGCCCACGGTGCATTTCAATGGCCGCTGAGAAGAGTAAGCGCCAAATCGTCCGCAGCCCCTCACTTTGAGTGCGATTGTCGCAGGTTTATCATCAGAAGCCACGTGGATGTCGAATTGCTCGACAGCACCACCAGAGTTGAACAGGTCAAGCAGGCCGATTGGAGCAAAAGAGATGTTAGATGTGATTTCCTGCCCAAGAGAAAGGTCAATATTAGGAACTGTCTTGCAAAGCCCGGAAAGTCTGAAATGGTTGTCACACAGGCAGCAGAGAGAAAAGGATAGAATTCATACCTTCAGTGGACAGAAGTGGAAAAGCTCATACTCCAGAACCTTGAGAGTAACAGGGACGGACGCACCTTTGGGCAGCCGAATCAACTCCCCTGGAATTTACAACGGTATCACAATTTGAAACTTCCCTTTCCATACAGAAACCTTTCAAGTATACAGGAAACTCTATGTTCTCGAATCATTCTTCAGAACAACAGGTTTATTTAATTACCTGATCTGTAGGCATAAACTATAGTCTCTCCATTCCAATTTGGACTGGCCACTTGGGAAATGAGGTCAACATCCGTGGCACGGACAGAGGTGGTGAGGGTACCCGGTGATTCATCATGGATGCGAGTCTTCTTAACAACCTTGCACCAGCCAGCACCTTGGCAATTGAATACCCCGACCACTCCAGTGCATTTATTCAAGTTCCATATCTTGAGCAAACTGACTCCATCACGTGCGGGATCAACAAAGAGACAATCACGTGTAGGCCTACCAGGCAGTTGTGCACGTAGAACAGATCCATCAGGCAAAACAAGCTTCTTCAAAAGCTCGAAGTTGTGGTTGCCAGGCTTGTCACTGATATACACATCACAAGAAGACACAATCCCATTATAAACCTTATCAACATCAAAACAAGCATTCATATGCATGATATTAGCCTATGCTCAAAACTACCTCACGTATATTGCACAGCCTCCAACAGCACGAGCAGCACCATGGTATTCTGCTGCTGGATGCAGACTCTgataaaggaaaacattttcatcagcTTCTCAGGTTCACAGAATAAGAAAATGATGCGGCGGCAGCCATTTTCTCTTGTAAACAGAAGAAAGGGCATGTAGAACAATAGCAAAGAACTTATcaatttcaatgaaaaaaaaaaaggcaaaatatgTCAACTAAGACTTAGTTATGAGCAACTGATAAAAAGTACCAACATCAATTAAAACTCCGTAATAAAACTAATACATGCTAATGATCTCCCAAATTGATTATCCTGTACAATTCTCTATAACATTTTCAGTTGGTTAGAAGTTAAAGGCGAAGCAACCAAAACTGAAAAGAGAATTGACTGTATGTCAGGGTTTCACAAGTTCTCAGTACTTACATGGAACATATCCCAGTCAGGTTGCATAAACTCCCCGAGGAAAAGTGTGTTATAAGCCACAGACGAAATATGTATGGTGTGGGACGCGGGATCCCTGGGGTAAAAGTCATCAGAAGCTCTCACGATAGCAGTCTGCTTGGCACTATAAATCCCATCGGTATTGTGGCACATGCAAGCAATACATCCATTGTCCGGGAAGTTTCGAGCGATGGAAGCCTCAAGGGCTTGGTTGTAGCTGCGGGTAAGAGACACTCTTCCCCCGTGACCAGCACCTAGTGTCTCAATGATGTTCTGAACGTCTACTTTCACTCCATCAACTCCACATGAAGCCAAGTAGGCATGAAGCTCATTGTAGAAGTTGAATACCTTCTTGGGATGCACCAGACCCAGGCCATGAACAGAGAGACTGTCCATGACAATGTCTGGCTGGTTGCCAAGCACACCTGGGGACTGGACTGGATATGCCAGAGCAGTGTCATAGTGTTCCATACCAGCAGCAGCTGGCTTTACTCCGCCCCAGTAACCGGCAAGAGCATGCCATACATAGACAAACCTGCACCAGTTACAAAtgttaaaaactttaaatacAATTATCTGACTCTTCAGCCAAATATCATCATATTCTAGTCACACATATACAATCAGAAAGCAAATAATCTCATTGGAGCCCAGTAGCTTCAATCTATTACTTCAAAGTTGGGTGTATAATGTGGTTATAAGCAAAGTGAAGGCATCGAAGTATGTGTTGGAGGACCAGATTTATTTTTACTGCTTGCTGATTAActagaaggaagaaaattgttgaGAGAAAGCATACAAAATACAGGAAATGTTGTAAAATCCGAATGATTACAAAAAgtaaagaggaaaaatgagaatcAAAGTCATTTAAGAGACTTACTTGACATTGCGATGGTGCTTGGCTTCATCAACAACGTGCTTCAATCCTGAGACCTGTTCATTATTCTGGCCATTCTTCTGGAATTTTGAGTTCTCTTTAATGCCAGTCAGCCTACTAGCAAACCTATGGCAAACAAAATAAGACAGAAGTGATTAGTTAACAAACTCAGGAAGACctctactaatttttttaagaatctTGTCACCATGTACAGGATAGTCGACAAAGTTAACAGGCATATACATTCGCAAGTCCTTCAAAACGATATATATGTTTTCAGTTCAGTAAATTTTAGTCTTAAAGCTTGGACTTATAGCTCCTGATCATGCTTCTGTTTTCCAAGGTTATTGAATAGGAGATTAACAAGGGGGGCAGGGTCTTACTGTGCTCCTTCTTGTACAACGGAAGCACTTTCCTCCTTGGCTTTGTTTTCAATCTGCTGCCAACCATCATCAATGATAAGGAATCTTGGAGGTGTCCCTCCCTCAGACAGGCTGCAAAGAGGAATGCCACAAAGTCCATCATCCATCCTTGTAGCTTATTTTACTAAAGATATTACGTCAAAACAaaatgctgaagctgaacttatgcTCTCATTATTTACCTCTTAAGGCCTTCATCGACTCCTTCTGCTGTGACATCGGTATAGAATGCATCCCATGTGCACCAACCAAACCAGTCCAGGAAAGAAGGCAACTGGACAAAAACCAAATGAAAAAGTTGAGTAAGTTTAATTCTAATGAGAGGCACTAAATCATCTTGGCAATAAAAGAATAGAGCACctacatttttcttctctcgatGAAGAAAAGTTTGCATGTGTTTCTCAACACCCCTGTTTCAGAGTCCagaaaaattttattcatgATGCATGGTGCAACTTAAAACAGTTTGAGATTATTCGacataataatttcatgaaagttAGGAGGGCTCACTTCACAGCCTGGTTGATAACTTCAAAGGGGTTAGTCCCGGCATGCATATAGACAAGGTAGAGACCTTGGTTGGTTTCAACAGCACTATCTCCTGCAAAACCGAATAACAGGACACAAAAAAACGCGTCGTTTTGGTTCTTTCGAGCTCGATTGACTCTACATTGCTCTTCCACAAATGCTATAAGCTCCAGTAATTTGTGTCATGCGAATGCAGTAATTGTGTGATTTCTCCAGCTTGACTGAGTTCACGTCAATTGCATCTTCACCGCATGATTTCATATGGTCATGCGTCTCCACTATTCCCCGATGGAAAGTGACAGAACTAACAGATGACATGGCCCCTAATTGGGCGCAGGACCAGTGTGTGTATGGTCTACGACATCTCATACATTTTGATGACCATGATCTACTCACCACTCTCAAGGCAGATCTCTAGCTCGTTCTTGTCATTGCCTTGAAGAACAGCACGGAATGGGCCTTCAAGGAGAGGGAGGAAGACGGTATAAACGGTCGATGGATCACCCTGCTCCCCTGTCTCTGTGTTGTCTTTGCTCTCTACAAGCAGAAACTGGGTCTCAAGCGGGATATCTCTCCCACATGTTCCCATTCTCTGGGTCATCCACCAGAGCTTGAACCGGAAGCAGCACACGAACCGCAGATCCCTATCAGAAGATAATAGAACaagaaatttcagaatttgCCCAATCAAATGATAACATTAATATCTCTTCGTCATACTTTTACTCTACTAAACCCAAGCCTAAAATCATAATGTAAGAGTGGAAAATACAGTAAGGAGATGACCATGCTATGAACGGAACTATTCTCTTATATCATATCAGTATAGAGAGGTGTACTGATGTTTAGTCTCCAGAAATGGATCATAAGCCAGTTCTCAATCTTCATTCATTCCAGACTACTTTTAGACCATCTAACTGGCAATCAAGCAAGTAGAACCAGTTTACTGCCCATATATCCAGTATTACTGGGGTGCTACTAAAGGTCTGGCCGACCTGTACTATTTAAGAgcttggaaaaaagaaatgatgttGAAAGCTTGGATATCACTCCTAAATCGAAATCCCCCCCCAACAgtataaatagaagaaaaattaaaattatggCAACATGCTATCTCCTAGCATTAAGCTCGTTGTAAGTTCAATTAAAACCACAGTAATACATGCCCACTGCCACTTTTCCAGATTATAACCGCAAGCATCAAATCTAATGAATAGATACTTTTTCAAGAACTTGGAAGCATCACATTCATTTCAGAATCGTTAATGATATTAAAGAAAATCCAACCTCTCATGACTACTTAAGGCATGGTTTAATTGCAGTTGCAATCACTTGCACAGATAATATATAGAAATGCACATAACATGATTTGGTAATTGTACGAGTCTACACACATTGAATAGAGaaagaatataaataataaaggTGGAATAGTGCGTACTCCATAACACCAACGGGGAAGACATGAAGGCTCTTGCTGTCAGAGGCTGTAGCCCCGATGAAGGCACCAGCAACAAGCCCAACTCCAGACCCTGGAGTCACCACAATGTTGTCCGGCACCCCGGTGAGTATGGTCTTTCCGTGAACCACAAGGTTCCCGTCGTTGATGGAGATTTTTGGCGTGACCGTCATTGTCGAGCACCTTAATACTGCGAAAAGAGCAGGCAGGCTGTAGAGTTAGCAATTTCAGACACAAGCCAAGAGTAAACAGCTTGCCCCCTTGAAGCAAATCTTGCCTCAAATAGGAACAATACAGGACAAAAATCAACAGCAGCAAGGATAAACTTATTCACCCAAACTAATTCTAATGTTATTAGAAAAAAGGAGGacggaaaaaaaagggaaaaagaaaatatcgagGGAAGGTTCTAAGAATAACCCAGGGGTTTATGATTCCGGCGAAATGTTAGACGTAAATCAGAATGACCGCCACGCGATTTCCATGAATGAGCAAACCATTTGTGTTGATGCACCGATACTGTCCTCAACATCCTCAGCTACCCCGAAGAACAAAAAtggggaaagagaaaggaaaagaaaagaagaaaaatatgctaaaaatgTTATTCTTGGTTTTTCAATTCATTTCGACCGGTTAAGCCTTAGCTTATCTGTTCTCTcgtttcattctttttcctggAAGAGGACGATAATATAATTTCAAACACGGAAGCCACGCTAATTTTTCTCTCGGGTGCTTTTCTTCTGTTCCGGCCATCGTAGAACAGAACAAAATATCCCTTTCGGGGTTAGATGGAGCTGTTTTGGACCCTTCAGGAGCGCCTCAAGAAGCAAAAGCTACTACAACTACCGCCTTTGTCTGGAATTAAGGGGGAATCTTCGGGGGTTTCCTAGCAAAATAGgcagagaaaaagaggaaaggaaatagaaaacaaCTTGCAGCGAGAGAGACGATATCAaaaccctcccaagtcctaatCTTTTCCGAGAAAAGcccaaaaaaggggagaagtaaggaaaaaaaaaaaaatcgtcctAACGAAGCTGGGCAGGTCCCCTTGCCCAGCTCGCGCTTTCGAACTTTAGCTTTACAAAGCTCGGCATTTACTTGAtccttttttccttgatttgtgttcttattttagGAGAAAATACAGAAAAAACATAACATAcatcaaaagaggaaaagcaagtaaaatttggggaaaaaagaCGAGTGACCGTGAAATGGGGGTGGAGTAGAGCTGAAAGACGCACGAGAAAGGAGGTTTCAAAGATTCAGAACGACCAGATTCACGAGAgcaaagtgagaaaaaaaaaaaaaaagcgctTGAATATGGGGAGCAACTTTCGAGGCGTCCAACTGAAGTCACGGGTACGTCTTTTTCGCATCCCtagatttcattaaattttttattttttttcctcaagcCATGCGAATCTCAGGAGTTAACTTAAGGTTCGAAGACGATTCTCGCGTTTTATGACGCGATCCATCATGAAATTCGGTGAATCGATGCCATATTCGCCTCGAGGCAACAGAGTCCGAACATGAAAATCCCAGGCGATGTCCAGACGACCGCCAGAAAAGCAAGCAAAAATCACTCAGCAGTCAGAAACCGAAtggaaattttcctcttttaagCCCGCCTCTTCCGTGAGCTAAAGAAGTCCTTCGTCCGTGTCCAGCACAGTTCAGGCTTAAACAACGTCAAAGATATCAGGCACGTTACCCGaccatctccctctctcgctctcgctcggAGAGTTCTTCACAGATAAGCAGCTCAAAACTCAAAAAGGCAGAGGTCCGTTCATCGTCCACGGCAGCGGAAGCCGGTCACGCAAAAAAAATCCCACACAACAACCAAAAAGCTCGAAAACTCGAAAGATTCTCCTGCCGGGAAACTCACCAGACAATCCCCAAGACTCGAGCTTTgcagagcgagagagagagaacggagCAACGAAAGCGAAAGATCTCTTGCTCttcgcggcggcggcgacgacaacgcagaaaaagagagagagagatgacgagACGATAGGGAGAAATTCGAACTCAGCATAAAC harbors:
- the LOC104445147 gene encoding probable galactinol--sucrose galactosyltransferase 2; translated protein: MTVTPKISINDGNLVVHGKTILTGVPDNIVVTPGSGVGLVAGAFIGATASDSKSLHVFPVGVMEDLRFVCCFRFKLWWMTQRMGTCGRDIPLETQFLLVESKDNTETGEQGDPSTVYTVFLPLLEGPFRAVLQGNDKNELEICLESGDSAVETNQGLYLVYMHAGTNPFEVINQAVKGVEKHMQTFLHREKKNLPSFLDWFGWCTWDAFYTDVTAEGVDEGLKSLSEGGTPPRFLIIDDGWQQIENKAKEESASVVQEGAQFASRLTGIKENSKFQKNGQNNEQVSGLKHVVDEAKHHRNVKFVYVWHALAGYWGGVKPAAAGMEHYDTALAYPVQSPGVLGNQPDIVMDSLSVHGLGLVHPKKVFNFYNELHAYLASCGVDGVKVDVQNIIETLGAGHGGRVSLTRSYNQALEASIARNFPDNGCIACMCHNTDGIYSAKQTAIVRASDDFYPRDPASHTIHISSVAYNTLFLGEFMQPDWDMFHSLHPAAEYHGAARAVGGCAIYVSDKPGNHNFELLKKLVLPDGSVLRAQLPGRPTRDCLFVDPARDGVSLLKIWNLNKCTGVVGVFNCQGAGWCKVVKKTRIHDESPGTLTTSVRATDVDLISQVASPNWNGETIVYAYRSGELIRLPKGASVPVTLKVLEYELFHFCPLKEITSNISFAPIGLLDLFNSGGAVEQFDIHVASDDKPATIALKVRGCGRFGAYSSQRPLKCTVGSVETEFDYNSATGLVTVNLPFPEEEMYRWPVEIQV